From the genome of Actinomycetes bacterium, one region includes:
- a CDS encoding response regulator transcription factor, producing the protein MTVRLMLADDHRMLREGLRRSMSDAGFDVVGEATDGVEAVQLAAQLMPDVILMDVTMPNCDGVEACRQVKDAGITSSVVMLTMHADQDVLANAIRAGAAGYLTKDCSTREIAEAVRMAAEGETVLSPQLARSMLEEVRKLDEPQAVTESDDRVISKREEEVLQLIADGCSTPEVAAQLYISQKTVKNHLASIYQKLDARDRTQAVLQAVRMGIVSLQ; encoded by the coding sequence ATGACAGTGCGACTGATGCTCGCCGACGACCACCGCATGCTGCGCGAAGGGCTGCGCCGTTCGATGAGCGACGCAGGCTTCGACGTGGTCGGAGAGGCCACCGACGGGGTCGAAGCAGTCCAGCTGGCTGCCCAGCTGATGCCCGATGTGATCCTGATGGACGTGACCATGCCCAACTGCGACGGGGTGGAGGCCTGCCGCCAGGTGAAGGACGCAGGGATCACCTCGAGCGTGGTGATGCTCACGATGCACGCCGACCAGGACGTGCTCGCAAACGCCATCCGGGCGGGAGCCGCCGGCTACCTGACCAAGGACTGTTCGACCCGCGAGATCGCCGAAGCGGTCCGCATGGCAGCCGAGGGCGAGACGGTGCTGTCTCCACAGCTCGCTCGGTCGATGCTCGAGGAGGTCCGCAAGCTCGACGAGCCCCAGGCCGTCACCGAGTCCGACGACAGGGTCATCTCCAAGAGGGAGGAAGAGGTGCTGCAGTTGATCGCTGACGGGTGCAGCACTCCCGAGGTGGCTGCACAGCTGTACATCTCACAGAAGACCGTCAAGAACCACCTGGCGTCGATCTACCAGAAGCTCGACGCCCGGGACCGCACCCAGGCGGTGCTGCAGGCGGTGCGGATGGGCATCGTCTCGCTTCAGTAG
- a CDS encoding GAF domain-containing protein, whose amino-acid sequence MPDAAFAPPPAAEPEQPAGTPEPTPEPESVGERIRNRFSRELRDAMIDPDEHPTGDFDIVTQQVAGPGEDRVAIFSSLVTAMRLATVAISLLVAASTDDLATGTRIWTALVIAYAVFRAFRPVRYSDDLKSLLRVVAEVAFHVLAVIYTGGWDSPLVFTLLTPIALAGLARGFGFSLRVGITAIIAVTWPFVVQSTDQREALLSSASWGLIILVVAVIAGYARRISGEAVRERELALDRLSRLSDANTLLFSLHRVTQTLPASLDLDDVLDSTLSRMKSLVSYDSVAVLLFDETDGQWAVARHHGLHVPRRLGPTDLSPGLRKALAESRPVYLPNVPAEGGGLNDRAGSGIYTVMPARGSIIGMLAIEHNDLEHFTARDLELVEGFVAPASLAVDNARWFARLRTVGADEERTRIARDLHDRIGQSLAYLAFELDRIVERDAAGDPVTEEVTQLRDDVRGVIREVRDTLYDLRTDVSDSLSLADVLDEYVARVTERSGLQIQTDTDSAARLPLLQEREMWRVAQEALANVERHAEATAVRIVWRCDGQRAVMDVTDNGVGFEAGKAGRLDSYGMLGMRERAASIGASLEVLSAPGRGTRVRCVLDPEAQPSEEHAAQSGATSTTPAVQTAVAGN is encoded by the coding sequence GTGCCGGACGCGGCGTTCGCGCCACCGCCCGCTGCCGAGCCCGAGCAGCCGGCCGGCACCCCCGAGCCGACGCCCGAGCCGGAATCGGTCGGCGAACGCATTCGCAACCGCTTCTCGCGGGAACTGCGCGACGCCATGATCGACCCCGACGAACACCCCACGGGTGACTTCGACATCGTCACCCAGCAGGTGGCCGGTCCCGGCGAGGACCGCGTGGCCATCTTCTCCAGCCTGGTCACCGCGATGCGCCTGGCCACCGTGGCCATCTCGCTCCTCGTGGCAGCCAGCACCGATGACCTGGCCACCGGCACCCGGATCTGGACGGCCCTTGTCATCGCCTACGCCGTGTTCAGGGCATTCAGGCCCGTGCGGTACTCCGACGACCTCAAGTCGCTGCTGCGGGTGGTGGCCGAAGTCGCGTTCCACGTGCTCGCCGTCATATACACCGGTGGTTGGGATTCACCACTGGTGTTCACGCTTCTGACTCCGATCGCACTCGCAGGGTTGGCCCGCGGCTTCGGGTTCTCGCTGCGAGTCGGGATCACCGCGATCATCGCGGTCACCTGGCCCTTCGTGGTGCAATCGACCGACCAGCGCGAAGCCCTGCTCAGCTCGGCGTCGTGGGGTCTCATCATCCTCGTCGTGGCAGTCATCGCCGGCTATGCCCGGCGCATCTCCGGTGAGGCAGTGCGTGAGCGCGAACTCGCCCTCGACCGACTCAGCCGACTCTCGGACGCCAACACGCTGCTGTTCTCGCTGCACCGGGTCACCCAGACGCTTCCGGCCTCACTGGACCTCGACGACGTACTCGACTCGACCCTGTCACGCATGAAGTCCCTGGTGTCATACGACAGCGTGGCCGTGCTGTTGTTCGACGAGACCGACGGCCAGTGGGCGGTAGCCCGCCACCACGGCTTGCATGTGCCCCGTCGGCTCGGACCGACCGACCTCAGCCCCGGACTGCGCAAGGCCCTCGCCGAGAGCCGACCGGTGTACCTGCCCAACGTGCCCGCCGAAGGCGGCGGCCTCAACGACCGTGCAGGCTCCGGCATCTACACCGTCATGCCGGCGCGCGGTTCGATCATCGGCATGCTCGCCATCGAGCACAACGACCTCGAGCACTTCACAGCCCGTGACCTCGAACTGGTCGAGGGCTTCGTGGCACCAGCCTCCCTTGCAGTCGACAACGCACGGTGGTTCGCCCGGCTACGCACCGTCGGCGCGGACGAGGAACGCACCCGCATCGCACGAGACCTGCACGACCGCATCGGCCAGTCCCTGGCGTACCTGGCCTTCGAACTCGACCGCATCGTGGAACGCGATGCCGCCGGAGACCCCGTGACCGAGGAAGTCACCCAGCTGCGCGACGACGTGCGCGGGGTGATCCGAGAGGTCCGCGACACGCTCTATGACCTGCGCACCGACGTATCGGACTCGCTCAGCCTTGCGGACGTGCTGGATGAGTACGTCGCAAGGGTCACCGAGCGCAGCGGTCTGCAGATCCAGACCGACACCGACTCCGCCGCTCGCCTGCCATTGCTGCAGGAGCGCGAGATGTGGCGAGTAGCCCAGGAAGCACTGGCCAACGTCGAACGCCATGCCGAGGCGACCGCAGTGCGCATTGTGTGGCGTTGCGACGGACAGCGAGCCGTGATGGACGTGACCGACAACGGCGTCGGGTTCGAAGCCGGCAAGGCCGGCCGACTCGACTCCTACGGCATGCTCGGCATGCGTGAGCGCGCAGCCAGCATTGGAGCCTCGCTGGAGGTGCTCAGCGCCCCGGGGCGTGGCACCCGCGTGCGCTGCGTGCTCGACCCCGAAGCACAGCCCTCGGAGGAGCACGCCGCGCAATCGGGCGCAACCTCCACAACCCCTGCGGTTCAGACCGCGGTAGCAGGGAACTGA